A segment of the Terriglobia bacterium genome:
TCATCACAGCTCCTGTGCCGTCTTGCCGCGCATGGTGGCGACTTCCTGGCGATCGCGCAATTTCTTGAGCGCGTCAAAGGTGGCCTTGACCACGTTATGCGGGTTGGTGGTGCCGATGGACTTGGTCAGCACGTTTTGGATGCCGGCCGAGGTCATGACGGCGCGCACGGCGCCCCCGGCGATGACGCCGGTGCCTTCCGGGGCGGGCTTCAGCAGCACCATGCCGGAGCCGAAGCGTCCGAGAACGGTGTGCGGGATGGTGGTCTGGTTGATGTTGACCCGGACAAGATTTTTCTTGGCCGCCTCAATCCCCTTGCGGATCGCCTGCGGCACTTCCTTGGCCTTGCCGGCGCCGTAGCCGACCACCGCGGCCGAGGGATCACCGACCACCACCAGCGCGGCAAAGGACAGGTTCTTGCCGCCCTTCACAACCTTGGTGACGCGGTTGATGGCGACGACCTGGTCCTTGAGCTGGTAGTTGCCGGCGTCGAGTTTTCTCTTCACGGTAGCGATTGCCATTGGTATCTCGATTCGTCTAACTCGTCTTCGGTTATCGGTTGTCGGTGATCGGTCGGCGCCGGTTGAACCGACAACCGAAAACCGAGGACCGATAACCTTTCAAAACTGCAATCCGGCCGCGCGGGCGGCGTCGGCCAGGGCCTTGATGCGCCCGTGGTAGAGGTAGCCGCCGCGATCGAAGACGACCTTGGCGATTCCCTTCTCCTTGGCGCGCTCGGCGACCCGCTTGCCGACTTCCTTGGCGGAGGCGACGTTGCCGCCGGTGCGCTTGCTGGCCTTGGCGCCCTCGACTGTGCTCGCCGACACCAGTGTCTTGCCGTGCAGGTCGTCAATGACCTGGGCATAGATGTGGTTGAGCGAGCGGTACACGTTGAGGCGCGGGCGCTCCGGGGTGCCGACCATCCGCTTGCGGATGCGGTCGTGAACCTTGGAGCGGGACTGATTTTTCGAAGTCGTCGTCAGCATTGTTTCTTTCCATTTAGTGATTTAGCGATTTCGTGATTGAGTGATTTGCGGATCGCGTCGATATTCGCTGCTTCCGACAAAATCATTCAATCACCAATCACTCCATCGAATTTACTTCGCCCCCGTCTTTCCAACCTTCTTCTTCAGCCGCTCGCCGGCGTAGCGCACGCCCTTGTTCTTGTACGGGTCAGGCGGACGCAGGGCACGCATTTCGGCGGCGACCTGACCGACCTTCTGGCGGTCAATGCCGCTGACGCTCAGGCGCGTCTGCTTCGGGTCCACGGCGACCGCGATGCCGTCGGGCAGCGGGTACTCGATGGGGTGCGAGTATCCCAGCGTAAACACCACGACATTTTTGGTCTTCAACTCGGCGCGGTAACCGATGCCGACGATTTCCAGATCGCGGTTCCAACCCTTGGTGACGCCCTCGACGGCGTTGTTGATGAGCGCGCGGGTCAAGCCATGGAGCGCGGACTGGTGATCGGTTTCGCGCTGGGCGACCAGATGCCCGTCCTGCTGCGCCACCGTGATGCCCTGCGGGACGCGGGTTTCCAGCACGCCCTTCGGCCCCTGGACCTTGACCAGGTTGCCTTCGATGGAGACCTTCACCCCTTGCGGGATGGCAATCGGCTTTCTTCCAATTCGTGACATATTAGCTCTCGGCTCTCGGCTGTCGGCTCGCGGCTGGTTCGGCCGGCTTCCAGCGTCAAATCGTTATCAGTTATCGGTTCTCGGTTATCGGTTTCCGTAGTTGTCAGTTTCGAGTACCGATAACCGACAACCCTCTTCAGTAAATCTCGCACAAGATCTCGCCGCCCACGCCCTGCTTGCGCGCATCGCGGCCGGTCATGACTCCCCGCGGGGTGGTCAGGATGTTGATGCCCATACCCCCGA
Coding sequences within it:
- the rplR gene encoding 50S ribosomal protein L18, coding for MLTTTSKNQSRSKVHDRIRKRMVGTPERPRLNVYRSLNHIYAQVIDDLHGKTLVSASTVEGAKASKRTGGNVASAKEVGKRVAERAKEKGIAKVVFDRGGYLYHGRIKALADAARAAGLQF
- the rpsE gene encoding 30S ribosomal protein S5, with the protein product MAIATVKRKLDAGNYQLKDQVVAINRVTKVVKGGKNLSFAALVVVGDPSAAVVGYGAGKAKEVPQAIRKGIEAAKKNLVRVNINQTTIPHTVLGRFGSGMVLLKPAPEGTGVIAGGAVRAVMTSAGIQNVLTKSIGTTNPHNVVKATFDALKKLRDRQEVATMRGKTAQEL
- the rplF gene encoding 50S ribosomal protein L6; protein product: MSRIGRKPIAIPQGVKVSIEGNLVKVQGPKGVLETRVPQGITVAQQDGHLVAQRETDHQSALHGLTRALINNAVEGVTKGWNRDLEIVGIGYRAELKTKNVVVFTLGYSHPIEYPLPDGIAVAVDPKQTRLSVSGIDRQKVGQVAAEMRALRPPDPYKNKGVRYAGERLKKKVGKTGAK